GTTGATCGAGAAACCGCGGGCGTAGTAGTTGGTGCGGTCGGTGTCGTAGGCCGAGACGGTGATGCCCGGGGTATGGCGCATCACGTCGTCGACGTTGTTGAGGCCGAAATCTTCCATGTGCTGCCGGGTGACCACGGTGATCGACTGCGGGGTCTGCCGCGGGGTCAGCACCATGCGGGTCGCCGTGGCGATGGTGCCTGGGGTGTAGGAGCCGCTGCCTTCGGTGACGGTGCCCAACTGGTTGCTGACGATCTGGGTGGCCTCCAGCTCCACGGCCTGGCTGCTCTGGGGCAGGCGGGTCAGCAGCACCGCGTTGGCACCGTTGCGTTCAAAACCCAGGCCGGTGCCGGCCAGCAGCTTGCCCAGTGCCTGTTCCGCGCTCATGCGCCCGCTGACCCCCGCCGACTCGATCCCCTGGGCCAGTGCCGCGGAGTAGGCAATCTGCAAACCGCTCTGGGTACTCAGTTGGTCCAGGGCATTGGCCAGGGACTGGCGGGCGATGGCAAAACTGTAGGTGGCGGTTGCCTGGTTGCCGGTAGCGGTGGTGGGCTCGACCGCCATCACGGGGTTGCAGGCCAGGCAGATGGCCAGTGCGAGGATGCTGCGGGCCGGGGTGAGTGTTGGAAGGTGCATGGAAGTCCCGTACGAAATAGGAATGATTTGCATAAGCAAACACCCTGACGGGTTGGCCTCGGCAAAGCCGTAAAACTTTTTTCAGCCCCCCCGGGCAGTGTTTCAGCGCAGTACCAGGATGCCGCCCGGCAGGCGGGTGAGCTCGGTGGCGGTGACTTTGCTCAGGGCCCGGACAATGGCCTGCGGGTCATCGAGCTGGTAGTTGCCGCTGACTTTCTGCTGCGCCGCGTCGGCGTTGAACAGCAGGATCGGCGCGCGATGGTAACGCTGCAGCTCTTGCAGAACCTGGGCCAGGGGCGCGTCCTGGAAGGACAGGCGGCCGTTGATCCAGGCCAGTTGCCGTTCGCTGCCCTCGGGGTTCAGGGGCTGCAACCGGTGGCCCTGCAACTGTTGCCAGTTGCCGGCTTGCAGCAGGCTCTGCTGGCCGTTTTCGTCGGCCAGGCGTACCCGGCCTTCGCGTACGGCCACGGTCACCCCGTCGGCCTGGCGGTTGACGCTGAAGCGGGTGCCGACCACGGTCACCGTGGCGCTGCCGGCCTCGATGGTCAGCGGCCGGGACGGGTCGTGGAAGGCCTCGACATAGAGCTCGCCGCGCAGCAGCTGGATGCGCCGCCGGGCGTTACTGAAGTCGCTGCTGATGGCGCTGTCGCTGCCCAGCACGATGTGCGAACCATCGGCCAGGTCGAAGCGCTGGAGTTCGCCGACCGCGCTCAGGTGATCGGCCTGCAGGCGCAGTGGCAGGTCGCCGAACCAGCCGGCACCGAGCATCACCAGCACCGTGGCCGCGGCGGCCAGCCAGCGAGTGCGGTGGCGTTTTCTGCGCGGCGTGGCGGGGGCCGGCGCGGCCGGCAGGTCCAGGCCCAGCGCCAGCTGTTCCAGGGCCTGTTCGAAGGCGCTG
The DNA window shown above is from Pseudomonas protegens CHA0 and carries:
- a CDS encoding FecR family protein, whose translation is MTEHLSALPGDAIREQASYWFTQREAMTHNLPLRQRFEQWRNSHAQHAEAYRALEDLWQASAFEQALEQLALGLDLPAAPAPATPRRKRHRTRWLAAAATVLVMLGAGWFGDLPLRLQADHLSAVGELQRFDLADGSHIVLGSDSAISSDFSNARRRIQLLRGELYVEAFHDPSRPLTIEAGSATVTVVGTRFSVNRQADGVTVAVREGRVRLADENGQQSLLQAGNWQQLQGHRLQPLNPEGSERQLAWINGRLSFQDAPLAQVLQELQRYHRAPILLFNADAAQQKVSGNYQLDDPQAIVRALSKVTATELTRLPGGILVLR